The Leeia aquatica DNA window CCTGACAGCCGAGTTTCAGCCCTGCCTGCAGCAATTCCTCACCACACTCCGCCTCAAACCCGGCGCGGCAATAGGCCAGCAGGCCGGTAATGGGCAACTCTGACGACAAGGAGACGGTACGGCGCATGCGAGGCTCTGGCAAAGACAATATGGCAGCGGATTGTCCTCTTCCGCACGGGGGACGACAAGCGGATTCTGGAGGCCCCCGTTTGCGACTGCGCAAGCCGCGTGCAGATAACCCCTTGAGCGAGAGGGGAATTTGACGCGGATCAAGTGCAAACCGTTCAGACCGGCGTTAGATGGAGGCATGCCCCGAACTCGGGTACCGCTTTCATTTCACATGGAGTAATCATCATGCCGCAATGGATCACCGTCCTGTTCACCACAGACATCGGCTTACTCAGCATGGCGGTCATTGCCTTCATTCTGGTGATGGCGACTTATCTGTTCTTCTTCGTGCGACGCCATGTGCGTGAGGACAGCCTGGCGCACGACCGCCAGAGCCAGAAGCTGCCGCAGTAAACGGCAACGCCGGCTTCGGGTACACTAGGGCGCATGAAGCGCAAACCCACCCCGACGCCTGCCCCCGATTGCCCTTGTGGCAGCACGCTGCCTTTGATGCAGTGCTGCCAGCCCATCCTCAACGGCCAGCAAGCGGCGCCAACCGCGGAAGCGCTGATGCGCTCCCGCTACACCGCCTATGTGCTGAAAGACGTTCACTGGCTGCTGGCCAGCTGGCACAGCCGTACCCGTCCTGCCGAGCTCGATCTGGCAGCGGATGACAGCCGCTGGCTGGGGCTGACCGTGCACGAGCATCAGCAGCAGGATGCGGACCACGCGACAGTGCGCTTTACCGCCCGCTACAAGGTCGGCGGCCGCGCTTGGCGATTGCATGAGCGCAGCCGCTTCGAGCGCGAAGCCGGACTATGGGTCTATGTGGATGGGGAGCAAGACCCGGCAGCGTGATGCTGCCAAAGGGCCTGCCGATGGGCATGGCCTGCTTCAGGCCTGCCCGGCCAGATAACGCCGCTCCCACGGCGTGATTTCATTGTAGAAACTGGCCAGCTCCATTTCCTTGCTGGCAATGAAGGCGCGGGTGAATTCGGCACCGAACAAGCGTTCGGCTGTCCCCTGCTCTTCCATGCGCTGCAAGGCGGCGTCCAGCGTGCGCGGCAGGGTGACCGCCTCCCCATAGACATTGCCGGTGGCGGGCTCATCCGGCTGCAAGCCTTCAGCCATGCCCTGCCAGCCGCTGACCAGACTGGCGGCCAGTGCCAGATAGGGGTTGGCATCGCAACCCGGCAGGCGGTTTTCTACCCGACGCGCCGCCGGCCCGGACAGGGGAATGCGCAGACCCACCGAGCGGTTGTCATAGCCCCACGCCAGATTGATCGGCGCGGCGGAGCCTTTGACAAAGCGCCGGTAAGAATTGACGTGCGGGGCAAACAGCGGCAACAAATCCGGCAGATAGCGTTGCTGACCAGCAATGAAGCCATAGAACGCCGCCGAGGGTTCGCCATCTTCGCCACTGAACACATTGCGCCCCTGCTCATCCACCACACTCTGGTGAATGTGCATCGAGCTGCCCGCCACACCGGCAATCGGCTTGGCCATGCACACCACCAGCAAGCCGTGGCGAGCGCCAATTTCACGCAGCGCATACTTGAACAGGAAGGTCTGGTCGGCCAGCTCCAGCGCAGGGCCGTGCTTGAGATTGATCTCGAACTGGCCCGGCCCCATCTCGTGAACGAAGGTATCACCATCAATGCCCAGCACCGGCAGGGCAGCGTACAGGTCGTCAAAGAAGCCATCAAAGGCATTCAGGGCCGAGAAACTGAAGGAAGCCTGCCCCACTTCACGCCGTCCCAGCGGGTCCAGCGGCGGTTGCAGCGGCTGGTTCGGGTCCGGGTTCGGGGCCAGCACGTAGAATTCCAGCTCAGGGGCCACAATGGGCGTCCAGCCGCGACCGGCATAGCGGGCCAGCACGCTCTTGAGCACCGAGCGGGACGCCAGCGGGGTCAGCTCGGTATCACTGTCCATGCAGTCGTGGATGGCCAGCGCACGCGGTACCCTCGCCCACGGCACCGGGCGCAGGGTTGCATAATCCGGCTGCAGTCGCGCATCCGGGTCATGTTCGCCATAAAACTGGTAGTCCGGGTAATCTCCGGTGATGGACTGGATCGGTACTGCACGGGCGATCCGCAGCTCCTGGCCCGCGGCAAAGGCCGCAGCGGGCAGGGTCTTGCCGCGAGGCACACCGTTGATATCCGGGAAAATGCACTCCACTTCGCGGATGTGGTGGCTGTCGAGCAATTCTTCTACGTGATGGGGGATAGGGGTCATGTCTGCCTCAGCTGCAGCCCACTGCTGCATTGTTAATTCCGCATAGTGAAACACAAATCCATCATGCGGTTTTCGGACATGCTACCAGATGGGGGGCACGCTGCCAACGCGTGCCCCTCCCCCACCATCATGCAAGATAATTAAAGCGGTAGCTGGCAGCGCGCCGAGAGATGGCGCATTACCGCATGCAGGGAATTACAGACGGTGATGCCATGCGCCAGCAGCGCGCTGGAAGGCGCCTTGAGGTCCGGCACCATCAGTGGGGTCATGCCTGCGGCCAGAGCGGCCTGGACCCCAGGCTCGGAATCTTCCAGCACGACGCAGTGCGCCGGTTCCACCCCCAGCCGCTCGGCGGCGGCCAGAAAGATGTCGGGCTCCGGCTTGCCACGGCTGACCTGATCGCCGCCGATCACATGTTCAAAGTAGCGCTGCACGCCGGCATGCGCCAGCTTGCGCAGCGCCATATCATGCCGGGTGGAAGTGGCCACGGCGCGCGGCATGTTCAGTCGCTGCAGCCAGTCCAGCAGCTCGAACAAGCCGGGCTTGGTCTGCAGTCCGCCATCAAACAGCGCCGCCTCATAACGCGCCTTGAAGCGCTCACGCACCGCCAGCGGATCGAAACCCGAACCGAAATGCGCGGCCAGTATCTGGTCGGTATCGCGCGAATTGCGCCCCACCAGTTGCATGGCCAGCGAACGATCCATCACATAACCGTGATCCGCACAGGCATCCATGCCGGCTTGCTGAGCGATGCGCTCGGTATCGAGCATCAGCCCATCCATGTCAAACAGCACGGCATGCAGCTTCAAAACAGACATCATCCCTCCTTAGGGCTGGGCCTGGATACGGCCCATCAACAGCGCTTTACTGGCTTGCGGAATATAGTCGGACACCGGCAAGGTGCTCCAGGTATACCCCAGTGGTACACCGTTCAGATCGGCATACAGGCGGATGGTACCGCGCCCGACACCGTTGGCATTGCCACCCGGCAGCGCGCGACTATCGCGCGGGCCGTGCGCCGACTTGCTCGAGTCAATCACCTTGACCTGCCACTGGTAGGTGCCCGGCACCTTGGGTGGGCTGGAGCCGCCGGACTCAACCGGTGCCTCATCCACGATCATGATGTGACCGGTATCATCATCCTCAGGCGGATTACGAATCACGATCAAATCCCCCGGCTGCAGGTTCTGCACCCGGGTGACGGCCTGAAAACCCTGGTTCTCGGCCACCGCCTGAAAGTAATGAATGGCCTGTGGCTCACGGCCGGCCCGGCTACGCAGGCTGGCCAGCAGCTTGGGCTGCGTCCGCGAGAGTAAGCCATTCACCAGACCGCTGCAGTCGGTATACGCCGTCGCTTTGCCACTATCCGGCCAGGTGATCTGACTCTGATGTTGATAGTGGCTGGCCCCGGCACTCAGGCTGCCCAGCAGGCTGCGTACCAGCGTCAGGTGGGCTGGGGCCTCTGCCGACCAGGCCGGTAGCGCCAACAACAGTGCCAGCCCACACAGGGGACGTCCAAGCGTACGAAAGATCACCATGGGCTACATACCTCCTTGTCGCGATGGGCGCACCAACACGCGATGCACCCGGTCCTGCGGATAACGGCGCAGGGTGGATTGCAAAATACGATACAGCTCAGCATCAAACGGAGGCAACGGGGCCTGCAACAGATCGATAGCCGCTGCCTCAGTGGGCGCCGAGCCCAGATAACGCCATTGGTACAATGCATGCCAATCGGCATGCAGGCCGCTGCTGTCCGGCTCTTGCAACAGAACGGGCCCTGGATACGGCCACTCTGCCAGGCGCAGCTTGCCCAGCGCGGTCATCAGTCGGGCGCTGTGAAAAGACAAGGGTTCCCGCCCGACGCAGGCCCCCGCGCATTTGCGCCCCTGGAAGGCAAAGCAGGGACTATTGACTTGGCGTCCCGGCTGCTCCAGCCCAAGATGGATGAGACAGAGCTGGTAGCGTTCCGCCAGCTTGCGCAGGGCCTGCTGCGCCTCACGCGGGCTGCGGTAGAGGCCGTGGCAGGCCTGCCCGTCCGGCAGTGGGTCACGCAGCGATACCAGAGCGGGTCGAAACACCTCTTCTCCCACTCGCTGCAGTACCCAGCTCAACACTTCCGCTCCGGCGCGCCCCTGCGGATTGGCGGCAGGCTGGTGTTGCTGCACCCATTGCGCCTCCAGCAGGCTGGCACCCAGCTCGCCACAGGTACTGACATGCTCGATGCGGCGAACCTGCGCGCCCAGCCCCGGTGGCAAGCCCTTGGTCGGTTTGTCACTGAAATGAGTCAGTATCCGTTTGCGCAGGTGGCTGGCCTTGCCCACATACAGCGGCCCCTGCTCGCCCCACAGCTGATAGGCCCCGGGGCCATCCGGCAGCTGGTCCAGCGACTCCGCATCCAGTCCCGGCGGCAATACCGGCCCTTGCAGCATCTCGGCCACCGCTTGCCATACCACCTCCGCCCCCAGCTCCGCTTCAGCGGCCTGCAGAAAGTGCCACAGCAGGCGAGCATCGCTCAGCGCACGATGGCGGGTCGCGTCTGACGGCAACTGGTGCCGTTCCACCAGCGCATCCAGATTGTGTTTGTAATGTTGGGGGTAGAGCTTGCGCGACAGTTTGACGGTACAGAGCACAGGCGCCCGAAACGTCAGCCCAACACCGGCAAACGCCTGTTTGAGGAAGCCATAGTCAAAACGGGCATTGTGGGCGACGAACAGCTTGCCCTGCAGCCGCGACCAGACCTCCTCCGCCAGCGCGTCGAAACGCGGTGCGTCTGCCACCATGGCATCGTCAATGCCGGTAAGCCGGGTAATGAAAGGCGGGATGGCTTGCTGCGGGTTGACCAGGCTGCTCCACGCCTGCACCTCTCCATCCAGCACCTCCACCAGTCCTATTTCGGTGATACGATCCCGCTCCACCGAAGCACCGGTGGTTTCCAGGTCCACGCACACCAGCGCCGGGCGCTGCACCATGCCATGCTGCCGTTCAATGAAAGCTCGCATTGTACGCCCTTTGCCGACATACGGCAGGCAGGGTGCGCCTGACCCCGCTACACTGAGCATGTCCCACCCTGCACCATGCCGCTGGAACCGACATGATCCGCTTATTCGCTGTCTCCATTTTGCTGGGGCTCACGGCACTCCCCGTCCATGCCTTCCGCCTGTGCGTTCCCGAGCAGGACTTTTACCCTTTGATGGTCCTGCAAGGGCGGGATGGCACCGCGGTGCGCCTGACCAATATGGTTTTTGATCAGCTGGATATGTCGCTGGAGGTGGTGCACCGCCCCATTACCCGATGCCTGCAAGAGCTGCAGCACAATCTGGTGGATGGTTTCCTCGCTTCGCCCTTTACCCCGGAGCGCAGCCAGATGGGGGTGTTCCCGTTGAAAGATCAGGATGGGTTACCCGATGAGCGATTGGCAACGCTGGAGTGGACCTATGCACTGTACCGCCGCAAAGGCGATACGGTAGGCTGGGAAAATCGCCGTTTCACCGGACTGAACGGACCACTGGGCATCTCATCAGGTGCCGCCATTACCCTGACCATGCGGCAGCAAGGCGTGGAGGTGGATGATGGCGCCAGTACGGTCATCCTGAATCTGGAGAAGCTGGCCGCCGGCCGGGTGCAGGCCAGCCTGCTGCCCCGCTCGGTGGCGGACTATCTGCTGCTGCACACCCCAAAGTTGCAGGCCACCATCGAGCAAGCCCACCCCGAAGTGGCCACCGGCAAGCTCTATCTGCTCCTGGCCAAAGACTGGTTCCAGCGCAACCCGATACTGGCACAGCAGCTCTGGGCGGCTTTCCCCAAAGTGCGGCGCTCCAAAGCCTACCAGCGCAGTGAAGCGGACTTCCTGCGGCGTTACCCCTGAGACGGCACCCCGGTTTCCCGCGCGGCCAGCCGGGTATAACCATACCAAGCGGTGATGGAAAGTACATTCAGCACCAGCATGCCCGCTGACAATCCCGCCAGGGAGGGTGACAGCCAGGGGGACAGCACACCGCTAACCACGGCCGAAAACGCCACCTGCAAAGAGGCTTGCAAAGAGGCCACCATGCCCCGTCGGGACGGGTTGCACTCCAGTGCCAGCAGCGTGAGCGTGGCACTGCCCAGCGACATGCCGATGTTGAACACCATCAGCGGCCCGATATTCAGCCAAACCGAAGGCTGCCCCCAGCAGCTGTGCAGCAGGTTGAACAGGGCCGCTCCGCCCAGCATGGCAAACGCCAGTCGCATGACCTGCATCGGTGTCAGCTTGCCCGCCAGCCTGCCTGATAGCCAGCCGCCAAGGAAAATCCCCACCACGGCCGGTACAAACATATAGCCAAACTGGGTTTCCTTCAGCCCAAGATGATGGACCAGAAACACCGGAGCGGAGGAAATGTAGAGGAACAAGCCACCAAAATTGAGGGCCACGCAGGCCACCAGCAACAGGAAACGCCCGTGGGTCAGCAAGTCGCGATACCCCTCCAGCAGCGCATGCGGAGCCAGTGATTGGCGCTGATGCAGGGGCAAGGTTTCCGGTAGTGCCCGCCAGCACACCATCAACAAGATGGTCGCCACCAGGCCGACAAACAGGAAGATGGAATGCCAGCCAAACGCCACATGCAGGGCGCCCCCGATGATCGGGGCAATGCCCGGCGCAATGGAAAACAACATGGTGACGCGGGACATCAGCACTTGCGCCACATGGCCGTCAAAGCGGTCGCGAATCATCGCTCTGCCCACCGCAATCCCGGCTCCGGCAGACATGCCCTGTAACGCCCGGAACACCAGCAGGTATTCGATGCGGTAAGAGGCTGCGCAACCAAGAGTCGCTATCGCAAACACAAACAGCGACACCAGAATCACCGGTCTGCGCCCGACGGCATCGGAAATCGAGCCATGCCACAGCATCATGGCGCTATAGGCCAGCATGTAGACCGACAAGGTCTGCTGCACCTGCAAGGGCGTTGCATGCAAGGTACGGCCAATTTCCGCGAAGGCCGGCAGATAGGTGTCAACCGAGAACGGCCCCAGCATGGCCAACGCAGCCAGCATGGCGGCGAGGGTCCAGTCCGGGTGGTGGCGGGTGGCGCGGGTCATGAATGGTCCTTGCTAAAGAACCATCATGCGTGGATGACCATGCAAGGTACAGGTACAGCCGGATAGAAATCAGGCGGACAATTCTGTTGAGATCAATCACGCCGCCATTGCCACTCCGCCTGCCAGTTTTCCGCCCGCTTGGGCGTGATGCTCCGGTAGAAGGCGCGCAGTTGTTCCAGATCCTGATCCATATTGCCGCTGGGCATGATGGCCGGGCCAAAGCCGCCACGCTTGCGCCGGTAGTCCAGATAGGCGGGTACCATGGGCACCGCCGCCCCCAGCGCCACATGGTAGAAGCCGGTTTTCCAGGTTTGCACCACACCACGGGTGCCTTCCGGGGTGATGGCGAGAGTCAGCTGCGGATAGCGCGCCACCGTCTCGACCAGTTGCTCCACCAGATTGTAAGCACGATCGCGCTTGACCGGGATGCCGCCCAGCCAGCGCATGACTGGCCCGGCAGGGCCCTTGAACAGGGAGTGCTTGCCCAGCCAGCGTGGCTTGCCACCTCCAGCAAAGCACAATGCCAAGCCGATTGGGAAATCCCAGTTGCTGGTGTGAGGGGCGACTACCAGCACATATTTCTGGTGCGCCGGAAACGGGTTATCCAGCTTCCAGCCACTCAGCCACAGCCCGACACGGGATACCAGTACAAACAGATGCCGCAGTATCGGCGTTTCAAATACAGTGCGCTGCATGCCGGACCACTCAAACGGGAAAAGGCGTTCACTATACTGCGTTCTGTTCAACCTTGCTCACCCGACCGGTCAGTAGTGCGGGGGTTGGGGCGGCATGGCACAATAGCGGCATTGCACTCAGGTAGACCCGCATGGCCATCCGCCCCGTCCTGAAAATGGGCCACCCCACCCTGCTGCTGCACGCCGAACCCGAAACCCGGTTTGGCAGCCTCGAATTGCGTGCGCTGATTGAAGACCTGCACGACACCATGCTGGCGGAAGGTGGTGTGGGGATTGCCGCGCCACAGATTGGGGTGTCCCGCCAAGTGGTGATCTTTGGTTTTGAGCGTAGCGAACGTTATCCGGAAGCCCCGCCCGTCCCCTATACCGTCTTGCTGAATCCGGTCATCACCCCGCTGGACGAGGTCGAGGAAGAGGGCTGGGAAGGCTGCCTGTCGGTACCCGGTTTACGTGGCAAGGTGCCACGCCATGTGCGCATTCGCTACCAGGGCCAGGACCCGGATGGCCAGCCGATTGACCGGGTGGCAGAAGGCTTCCATGCCCGCGTGGTCCAGCATGAATGCGACCACCTGTGGGGCACCCTCTACCCCACCCGCATCCGTGACCTCAAACAGTTTGGCTTTACCGATGCCCTGTTTGCCACACCGTCACCCTCCACTGACTGACGCTTAGCCCAGATAGAAGCAGCGGGCACATACCGAGCGGTAACGGCTGTTGCCGCCCACTTCCACCTGCTCTCCTTCCCTCACCCGCTGCCCTTGGGCATCGATGCGGGTGTTCATGGTGGCTTTGCGACCACACAGGCAAATGGTCTTCATTTCTTCGAGGTCATCCGCCAGCGCCAGCAGATAGATGGCTCCGGGGAAGGGTTCGCCCTGAAAGTCACTGCGGATGCCGTAGCAAATCACCGGAATATTGCGGGTGTGGGCAAAGCGGTGCAGTTGCCGCACCTGGCCCGGGGTCAGGAACTGGGCCTCATCAATCAGCACGCAGGCCAACTGTTGCTC harbors:
- the def gene encoding peptide deformylase, with translation MAIRPVLKMGHPTLLLHAEPETRFGSLELRALIEDLHDTMLAEGGVGIAAPQIGVSRQVVIFGFERSERYPEAPPVPYTVLLNPVITPLDEVEEEGWEGCLSVPGLRGKVPRHVRIRYQGQDPDGQPIDRVAEGFHARVVQHECDHLWGTLYPTRIRDLKQFGFTDALFATPSPSTD
- a CDS encoding exonuclease domain-containing protein — protein: MRAFIERQHGMVQRPALVCVDLETTGASVERDRITEIGLVEVLDGEVQAWSSLVNPQQAIPPFITRLTGIDDAMVADAPRFDALAEEVWSRLQGKLFVAHNARFDYGFLKQAFAGVGLTFRAPVLCTVKLSRKLYPQHYKHNLDALVERHQLPSDATRHRALSDARLLWHFLQAAEAELGAEVVWQAVAEMLQGPVLPPGLDAESLDQLPDGPGAYQLWGEQGPLYVGKASHLRKRILTHFSDKPTKGLPPGLGAQVRRIEHVSTCGELGASLLEAQWVQQHQPAANPQGRAGAEVLSWVLQRVGEEVFRPALVSLRDPLPDGQACHGLYRSPREAQQALRKLAERYQLCLIHLGLEQPGRQVNSPCFAFQGRKCAGACVGREPLSFHSARLMTALGKLRLAEWPYPGPVLLQEPDSSGLHADWHALYQWRYLGSAPTEAAAIDLLQAPLPPFDAELYRILQSTLRRYPQDRVHRVLVRPSRQGGM
- a CDS encoding NlpC/P60 family protein, with amino-acid sequence MVIFRTLGRPLCGLALLLALPAWSAEAPAHLTLVRSLLGSLSAGASHYQHQSQITWPDSGKATAYTDCSGLVNGLLSRTQPKLLASLRSRAGREPQAIHYFQAVAENQGFQAVTRVQNLQPGDLIVIRNPPEDDDTGHIMIVDEAPVESGGSSPPKVPGTYQWQVKVIDSSKSAHGPRDSRALPGGNANGVGRGTIRLYADLNGVPLGYTWSTLPVSDYIPQASKALLMGRIQAQP
- a CDS encoding YchJ family protein; this translates as MKRKPTPTPAPDCPCGSTLPLMQCCQPILNGQQAAPTAEALMRSRYTAYVLKDVHWLLASWHSRTRPAELDLAADDSRWLGLTVHEHQQQDADHATVRFTARYKVGGRAWRLHERSRFEREAGLWVYVDGEQDPAA
- a CDS encoding multidrug effflux MFS transporter, with protein sequence MTRATRHHPDWTLAAMLAALAMLGPFSVDTYLPAFAEIGRTLHATPLQVQQTLSVYMLAYSAMMLWHGSISDAVGRRPVILVSLFVFAIATLGCAASYRIEYLLVFRALQGMSAGAGIAVGRAMIRDRFDGHVAQVLMSRVTMLFSIAPGIAPIIGGALHVAFGWHSIFLFVGLVATILLMVCWRALPETLPLHQRQSLAPHALLEGYRDLLTHGRFLLLVACVALNFGGLFLYISSAPVFLVHHLGLKETQFGYMFVPAVVGIFLGGWLSGRLAGKLTPMQVMRLAFAMLGGAALFNLLHSCWGQPSVWLNIGPLMVFNIGMSLGSATLTLLALECNPSRRGMVASLQASLQVAFSAVVSGVLSPWLSPSLAGLSAGMLVLNVLSITAWYGYTRLAARETGVPSQG
- a CDS encoding lysophospholipid acyltransferase family protein encodes the protein MQRTVFETPILRHLFVLVSRVGLWLSGWKLDNPFPAHQKYVLVVAPHTSNWDFPIGLALCFAGGGKPRWLGKHSLFKGPAGPVMRWLGGIPVKRDRAYNLVEQLVETVARYPQLTLAITPEGTRGVVQTWKTGFYHVALGAAVPMVPAYLDYRRKRGGFGPAIMPSGNMDQDLEQLRAFYRSITPKRAENWQAEWQWRRD
- a CDS encoding HAD family hydrolase, whose amino-acid sequence is MSVLKLHAVLFDMDGLMLDTERIAQQAGMDACADHGYVMDRSLAMQLVGRNSRDTDQILAAHFGSGFDPLAVRERFKARYEAALFDGGLQTKPGLFELLDWLQRLNMPRAVATSTRHDMALRKLAHAGVQRYFEHVIGGDQVSRGKPEPDIFLAAAERLGVEPAHCVVLEDSEPGVQAALAAGMTPLMVPDLKAPSSALLAHGITVCNSLHAVMRHLSARCQLPL
- a CDS encoding thymidine kinase, coding for MAKLYFRYAAMNAGKSTALLQVAFNYEEQQQRVVLYTAELDDRFGVGQIASRLGLQREARTFSPQLDFGTALADEQQLACVLIDEAQFLTPGQVRQLHRFAHTRNIPVICYGIRSDFQGEPFPGAIYLLALADDLEEMKTICLCGRKATMNTRIDAQGQRVREGEQVEVGGNSRYRSVCARCFYLG
- a CDS encoding glutamine synthetase family protein, which translates into the protein MTPIPHHVEELLDSHHIREVECIFPDINGVPRGKTLPAAAFAAGQELRIARAVPIQSITGDYPDYQFYGEHDPDARLQPDYATLRPVPWARVPRALAIHDCMDSDTELTPLASRSVLKSVLARYAGRGWTPIVAPELEFYVLAPNPDPNQPLQPPLDPLGRREVGQASFSFSALNAFDGFFDDLYAALPVLGIDGDTFVHEMGPGQFEINLKHGPALELADQTFLFKYALREIGARHGLLVVCMAKPIAGVAGSSMHIHQSVVDEQGRNVFSGEDGEPSAAFYGFIAGQQRYLPDLLPLFAPHVNSYRRFVKGSAAPINLAWGYDNRSVGLRIPLSGPAARRVENRLPGCDANPYLALAASLVSGWQGMAEGLQPDEPATGNVYGEAVTLPRTLDAALQRMEEQGTAERLFGAEFTRAFIASKEMELASFYNEITPWERRYLAGQA
- a CDS encoding DUF3149 domain-containing protein, which encodes MPQWITVLFTTDIGLLSMAVIAFILVMATYLFFFVRRHVREDSLAHDRQSQKLPQ